One segment of Solanum lycopersicum chromosome 1, SLM_r2.1 DNA contains the following:
- the LOC101264552 gene encoding F-box protein At5g03100, with protein sequence MAEETLDDRLSDLPDSLLLQILSLLPTEEAFRTCILSKRWQYLWTSLDSLIFSPRRFWGRNKGFRSFVDYVLSHSTAPKITKFEIHCSGLHSYKSQISQWLTFAVKKNVQHAVLYSPPPSIMSQCFFNCSSLISLYLAESSLVSTVVIAWKSLKTIKLEEMVVVDAEIENLLSGCPALEAIVFNNVGGFRHLKINSLKVKSLKLEGYWVDDGGESDHSFEICAPYLQHLELLHDFHDFKCSLVDVSSVVNAKITFDITCIKHLHDDYAQYSDSDEDDEDSCSDYHQTFKTLIQDYLQKLCRATELTFGTFFTQVLCILLFKGVPIPELECKHIVLKLHLEKFSLYGAAGLLRASPLVETLNLEIENQPFHDSRCYFERKYLVKGDNIDLQSYNSSSVCPNLKNVEIAISSGMCMKEHLNWEYIRKFFKLSMFLLKNAVVLEKFVIVSKKRRCEFCGIKCLSRFLSRLASNLRSSAEFVITYQELVDVSSVVKAKDSPCQDSDDEEDSCSDYYQDSDDEEDCPSDYYYHDSDDDEDNFDLDFDDDDEDNTDQDSDDEEDNTDQDSDDDEEDEP encoded by the exons atgGCGGAAGAAACCCTAGATGATCGTCTGAGTGACTTGCCGGACTCACTTCTGCTTCAAATTCTGTCTCTTTTGCCGACGGAGGAAGCATTCAGAACATGTATTCTCTCTAAAAGGTGGCAGTATCTCTGGACTTCACttgattctttaattttctctcCTAGACGCTTTTGGGGAAGAAACAAAGGATTTCGATCATTTGTTGACTATGTATTGTCTCATTCTACTGCTCCCAAAATTACTAAATTTGAGATCCACTGCAGTGGCCTGCATAGCTACAAGTCTCAAATAAGCCAATGGCTTACTTTTGCtgttaaaaaaaatgtacaacATGCTGTACTCTATTCTCCTCCTCCTTCCATCATGTCTCAATGTTTTTTCAATTGTTCGTCTTTGATATCATTGTATCTTGCAGAAAGTTCCTTGGTTTCTACTGTTGTTATAGCTTGGAAGTCTCTAAAGACTATAAAATTGGAGGAAATGGTGGTAGTTGATGCTGAGATTGAGAATTTACTATCAGGTTGTCCTGCATTGGAAGCTATAGTGTTTAATAATGTTGGGGGCTTTCGTCATTTGAAAATCAATTCGTTAAAGGTAAAAAGCTTGAAGTTGGAAGGTTATTGGGTGGATGATGGTGGTGAAAGTGATCACTCATTTGAAATTTGTGCCCCATATCTTCAGCATTTGGAGCTTTTACATGATTTTCATGATTTCAAGTGTAGTCTTGTTGATGTATCCTCTGTGGTTAATGCTAAGATAACTTTCGACATTACATGTATCAAACATCTGCACGATGATTATGCTCAATATTCTGATTCTGATGAAGACGATGAAGACAGTTGCAGTGATTATCATCAAACTTTTAAGACCCTCATCCAAGATTACCTTCAAAAGCTATGTCGGGCAACTGAATTAACATTCGGAACTTTCTTCACTCAG GTCCTATGCATATTGCTGTTCAAAGGAGTGCCAATTCCAGAATTGGAATGCAAACATATAGTGCTGAAGTTGCATTTGGAAAAGTTTAGTTTGTATGGGGCAGCTGGCCTTTTGCGAGCCTCGCCTCTTGTGGAGACACTCAACTTAGAAATAGAAAATCAGCCT TTTCATGATTCCAGGTGctattttgagagaaaatatttGGTCAAAGGTGATAATATTGATTTGCAGAGTTATAATTCAAGCTCTGTGTGTCCCAACCTAAAGAATGTTGAGATTGCCATCTCCTCTGGGATGTGCATGAAGGAGCATCTCAACTGGGAATATATCAGGAAGTTTTTCAAACTTTCAATGTTTTTGTTAAAGAATGCAGTGGTTTTGGAGAAGTTCGTTATCGTTTCAAAAAAACGAAGGTGTGAGTTTTGTGGAATCAAGTGTCTGTCGCGATTTTTATCACGATTGGCTAGTAATCTGAGATCCTCTGCTGAGTTTGTGATTACCTATCAAGA GCTTGTAGATGTATCCTCTGTGGTTAAAGCTAAGGATAGTCCTTGTCAAGATTCTGATGATGAGGAAGACAGTTGCAGTGATTATTATCAAGATTCTGATGACGAGGAAGACTGTCCCAgtgattattattatcatgattctgatgatgatgaggataaTTTTGATCTagattttgatgatgatgatgaggataaTACTGATCAAGATTCTGATGATGAGGAGGATAATACTGATCAAGATTCtgatgatgatgaggaagaCGAGCCGTGA